From Chryseobacterium sp. H1D6B, a single genomic window includes:
- a CDS encoding SusC/RagA family TonB-linked outer membrane protein — MKQSDLKYSSLIAVLYFGMNVNAQVTPKDSTLKEQKIEEVVMIGYGSRKKVDNTTSISSISAEEVTRTKVLNASQAIQGKAAGVQIIASDAPGSTPTVMIRGLGTVLGGRTPLYVVDGMFTDNINNINSNDILTYDILKDAAALAIYGNRAANGVIIITTKSGKGKLSVSYDGLIGIRTPLKTIKMANASQFAAYNNAGKSSTYLNPNQPYDTDWFKEITRTGIYNQHNVSVSGSSEVAKYFFSLGNYDEQSILNGTNYNRTTVRTNNEFRIAKGVRLAQTLSATFTNDTPKSFGAFTNAYKQSPLVPVYYPNGKYGQPIYDSNGNISYTGGRFNNVGNPVMQLAYDNQQGKNFLLQGGLKLDIDIFKDLKFTSQFSGEYNNYKYYNFVNSKAFWLDSDPTRIESGYDPTVPVTRLTNKSQNYYNWLLNNYLTYTKKVGDHDIEVVVGTEASVKNGLESLIINRKNVPVSQDYWNLSGVDYYGNLYSDNDTKALESIKGNRNTTISYFGRFQYKFMNRYLLSGTVRRDGSSQFAEGHKWGTFPSFGAGWVASEEDFLKGGFFNMLKLRGGWGRIGNQNVPLNYLPLSAGATYNYAFGSSPVSNGVTVNKGYDPDLGWEVTEESSLGLDFGILNNRLTGTFDIYNRKTKNLILGVVPYLGTGISDINYSHMGSVVNKGAEVSFNWADKVGQDFTYSVGANYSYNKNKLASINLSKPVSQIVGGNLGNGVDTKLFNASAVGYALGSFYLYEADGYDANGNLKFKDLNGNGVIDGGDRRFFDSYIPKSTLGVNISMSYKNWDFALNGYGAFGFKVYNGKKAQRNGGENVEASVANDFWTPTNTNAANPVNPTNIPIASTFYLEDGDYFRINNISVGYTFKNVTNYMKSIKLYVSAINPFVFQKYSGYSSELSGYNPADPTAEGDPYKRAGIELDAYPTLRSFVFGVNLNF, encoded by the coding sequence ATGAAACAAAGTGATTTAAAGTATTCATCACTCATTGCTGTTTTATACTTCGGTATGAATGTCAATGCGCAGGTTACACCAAAAGATTCTACTCTAAAGGAACAGAAGATCGAGGAGGTTGTAATGATCGGATATGGTAGCCGTAAGAAAGTGGATAATACCACATCTATCAGCTCTATCAGTGCGGAAGAAGTAACAAGAACAAAAGTACTGAACGCATCACAGGCGATTCAAGGAAAAGCGGCAGGGGTTCAGATAATTGCATCTGATGCGCCAGGTTCTACACCTACAGTGATGATTAGAGGTCTGGGTACGGTATTAGGAGGTAGGACTCCATTATACGTTGTTGATGGTATGTTTACTGACAATATTAATAATATCAACTCTAATGATATCTTAACTTATGATATTTTAAAAGATGCGGCCGCGTTAGCAATTTATGGTAACAGAGCTGCAAATGGAGTAATTATTATTACAACAAAATCAGGTAAAGGTAAATTAAGCGTTTCTTATGATGGTTTAATAGGAATAAGAACTCCTTTAAAAACTATTAAGATGGCAAATGCTTCTCAATTTGCAGCTTATAATAATGCTGGAAAATCAAGTACCTATCTAAATCCTAACCAGCCTTATGATACAGATTGGTTTAAGGAAATTACCAGAACAGGAATCTATAATCAGCATAATGTTTCAGTTTCAGGTTCTTCGGAAGTGGCAAAATATTTTTTCAGTTTAGGGAATTATGATGAGCAGTCTATTCTAAATGGAACGAATTATAATAGAACTACTGTAAGAACTAATAATGAATTTAGAATTGCAAAAGGTGTAAGATTAGCTCAGACTTTGAGTGCTACATTTACAAATGATACTCCTAAATCATTTGGAGCATTTACAAATGCATATAAACAGTCTCCATTAGTTCCTGTTTATTATCCAAACGGTAAATATGGACAGCCTATCTATGATTCTAACGGTAATATCAGCTATACGGGAGGACGTTTTAATAATGTAGGGAATCCTGTAATGCAGCTTGCTTATGATAATCAGCAGGGAAAAAACTTCTTATTACAGGGAGGTCTAAAATTAGATATAGATATTTTTAAAGATTTAAAATTTACATCTCAATTTAGTGGTGAGTATAATAATTATAAATACTATAATTTCGTAAACTCTAAAGCTTTCTGGCTGGATAGTGATCCAACAAGAATTGAAAGTGGTTATGATCCCACTGTGCCTGTAACAAGATTAACAAATAAGAGTCAAAACTATTATAATTGGTTACTTAATAATTATTTAACGTATACTAAAAAAGTAGGAGATCACGATATTGAAGTTGTAGTGGGTACTGAAGCTTCAGTGAAAAATGGACTTGAGTCTTTAATTATTAATAGAAAGAATGTTCCTGTTTCACAAGACTATTGGAATCTGAGTGGCGTTGATTACTACGGTAATTTGTATAGTGATAATGATACAAAGGCTCTTGAATCAATAAAAGGAAACAGAAATACAACAATTTCTTATTTTGGAAGATTTCAGTATAAATTTATGAACCGCTATTTATTAAGCGGAACTGTAAGACGTGATGGTTCTTCGCAGTTCGCAGAAGGTCATAAATGGGGGACTTTCCCTTCATTTGGAGCAGGATGGGTAGCTTCTGAGGAGGATTTCTTAAAAGGCGGTTTTTTTAATATGTTAAAACTAAGAGGAGGATGGGGTAGGATTGGTAATCAGAATGTACCACTGAATTACCTGCCACTTTCTGCTGGAGCAACATACAATTATGCATTTGGAAGCTCACCTGTGAGTAATGGAGTTACAGTCAATAAAGGTTATGACCCAGATTTAGGATGGGAAGTTACAGAAGAATCTTCTTTAGGTTTAGATTTTGGCATCTTAAATAATAGATTAACAGGTACTTTTGATATTTATAACAGAAAAACAAAGAATCTTATTTTAGGTGTTGTACCGTATTTAGGAACAGGGATTTCTGACATAAATTATTCTCATATGGGAAGTGTTGTTAATAAAGGTGCTGAGGTGAGTTTTAATTGGGCTGATAAGGTAGGCCAAGATTTTACTTACTCTGTTGGCGCAAATTATTCTTACAATAAAAACAAGCTTGCCAGTATAAACCTTTCAAAACCGGTTTCTCAAATAGTAGGGGGAAATCTTGGTAATGGAGTAGATACAAAACTATTCAATGCTTCGGCAGTAGGCTATGCTTTAGGGAGTTTCTATTTATACGAAGCAGACGGTTATGATGCAAATGGTAATTTAAAGTTCAAAGATTTAAATGGGAACGGAGTTATAGATGGAGGAGATAGACGCTTCTTTGATTCTTACATCCCAAAATCAACATTAGGAGTTAATATTTCAATGTCTTATAAAAATTGGGATTTTGCCCTTAACGGATACGGAGCTTTTGGATTTAAAGTGTATAATGGTAAAAAAGCACAGAGAAATGGTGGTGAAAATGTTGAGGCTTCTGTAGCTAATGATTTCTGGACACCTACAAATACGAACGCAGCGAATCCTGTAAATCCAACAAATATTCCAATTGCATCAACATTCTATTTAGAAGACGGAGATTATTTCAGAATAAACAATATTTCGGTAGGATATACATTTAAAAATGTAACTAACTACATGAAATCGATTAAGCTTTATGTAAGTGCAATTAATCCTTTTGTATTCCAGAAATATTCTGGATACTCTTCAGAACTGTCGGGATATAATCCTGCAGATCCTACAGCGGAAGGAGATCCGTATAAGCGTGCTGGGATAGAGCTGGATGCTTATCCTACATTAAGATCTTTTGTTTTTGGTGTTAACCTAAATTTTTAA
- a CDS encoding T9SS type A sorting domain-containing protein — MKNFILSFFIFIGFFAKSQVTVAFKDFKVNNNSQSINSPINMGTAGTTNVKFTVTLTKPSTFIVGNCRLFIRTYNSYGQYTDLVNPLNIYLPDSGTSFATAIDANISSTYITYEPGNYLSVELLSESSGAVWYSPRPVVVKTPEFSLSPTNISIPCGSTSPVTLTCNSNTNTGTFIYKWNVGNGWSKDGAPVSGVVTTNSKSITLTPSDPNVLPSPISLEIIWNTNYSYLISCGVKREIFDGSGSLQISNNAATVCTFPTTLSYSINAGAGTTVSWTSSDPSIAEVQTLNGTLTDVIIKRQGDFTLTANVTNSCGQNKTVTKRVWAGTPLVYMPNAGCGNPYDSVCFNSNYNMPVGQTSNVVVDAIGFGSNPNLDTDFEWEKIDGPFTFVSGNGTSTVSNNGTKVTGRMAILYVTSGYNYIQVRARAKNSCGWGQWKNILFQSGGSKMAGKLKTYKVSPNPASDYINITLADEKNMKVNENEKTVSAELFNALGAKVRTIQMENNRERISVSGLSQGVYTLKVYSKENQEDHQVIIK; from the coding sequence ATGAAAAACTTTATTTTATCGTTCTTTATTTTTATTGGTTTTTTTGCTAAATCACAAGTAACGGTAGCGTTTAAAGATTTTAAAGTAAATAATAATTCCCAGAGTATAAATAGCCCTATAAACATGGGAACGGCGGGAACTACAAATGTGAAATTTACTGTGACGCTTACTAAGCCTTCAACTTTTATAGTAGGTAATTGTAGGCTGTTCATTAGAACATATAATAGTTATGGGCAGTATACGGATTTAGTCAATCCATTAAATATATATCTTCCAGACTCGGGAACAAGTTTTGCAACAGCCATTGATGCAAATATTTCGTCAACATATATTACTTATGAACCGGGAAATTATTTATCCGTAGAATTATTAAGTGAGTCATCGGGAGCAGTTTGGTATTCTCCCAGACCTGTTGTCGTAAAGACTCCTGAATTTAGTCTTTCACCAACCAATATTTCAATACCATGCGGCTCCACATCTCCTGTGACGCTTACCTGTAATAGTAATACAAATACGGGAACATTCATTTATAAATGGAATGTAGGTAACGGCTGGAGTAAAGATGGTGCTCCGGTTTCAGGAGTAGTAACCACTAACAGTAAATCTATTACTTTGACACCCAGTGACCCAAATGTTTTGCCTTCTCCTATTTCATTAGAAATTATTTGGAATACAAATTATTCTTATCTTATTTCCTGCGGAGTTAAAAGAGAGATATTTGACGGATCTGGTTCTCTGCAGATTTCAAACAATGCAGCGACAGTTTGTACCTTTCCAACTACATTGTCATATAGCATAAATGCAGGAGCTGGTACTACTGTTTCTTGGACCAGCTCTGATCCTTCAATCGCAGAAGTTCAAACACTAAATGGGACTTTAACAGATGTGATTATTAAAAGACAAGGTGATTTTACATTAACTGCCAATGTTACGAATAGCTGCGGCCAAAATAAAACTGTAACAAAAAGAGTATGGGCAGGAACTCCGTTAGTTTATATGCCAAATGCTGGTTGTGGTAATCCTTATGATTCAGTTTGTTTCAATTCTAATTATAACATGCCGGTTGGTCAGACTAGCAATGTAGTTGTTGATGCAATAGGCTTCGGAAGTAATCCTAATTTAGATACAGATTTTGAATGGGAAAAAATTGATGGTCCGTTTACATTTGTTTCTGGTAATGGCACCTCTACCGTGTCTAATAATGGCACTAAAGTAACCGGACGAATGGCTATATTATATGTAACATCGGGATATAATTATATTCAAGTAAGAGCTAGAGCAAAAAATAGCTGTGGCTGGGGACAATGGAAAAACATATTATTTCAAAGCGGAGGGTCTAAAATGGCAGGTAAGCTAAAAACGTATAAAGTGTCTCCAAATCCGGCAAGTGACTATATTAATATTACTTTAGCGGATGAAAAGAATATGAAAGTAAATGAAAATGAAAAAACTGTTTCCGCAGAATTATTTAATGCATTAGGAGCAAAAGTTCGTACAATCCAAATGGAAAATAATAGAGAAAGAATTTCTGTTAGTGGACTAAGCCAAGGTGTATATACGCTTAAAGTATATTCTAAAGAAAATCAAGAAGATCACCAGGTTATAATAAAATAA
- a CDS encoding DUF4197 family protein, whose protein sequence is MKKYIIAAVLITGMVTVIATSVQSCSTIATSDLGLSVIKKVLLNGINKGMGIYSSKDAFLQNNLIDKALPKELRDINSMLEKVSPSLVAKERDYIAQAAAYTVNTSRPILENAVHSLNAQDVTRIIQGSTATQILREKTSQQLVEAITPKVDEQLNQYGIVKTINTALAGNNLLGSLLGGKTAAVNAGGLSQMASEQLVNGLFYIIEDYEKQNSKAILGPLGVGK, encoded by the coding sequence ATGAAAAAGTACATTATAGCTGCAGTTTTAATAACAGGGATGGTTACAGTGATAGCCACTTCAGTGCAGTCCTGCTCTACTATAGCAACTTCTGATCTGGGATTATCTGTGATAAAAAAAGTTTTATTGAACGGAATCAATAAAGGGATGGGGATCTACAGCAGCAAAGATGCTTTTCTACAAAATAATTTAATAGATAAGGCGCTTCCAAAAGAATTAAGAGACATTAATTCTATGCTGGAAAAAGTGTCTCCTTCTCTAGTAGCAAAAGAAAGAGATTATATCGCTCAGGCAGCTGCTTATACAGTAAATACTTCCAGACCTATTTTAGAAAATGCAGTACACAGCCTGAATGCACAGGATGTAACAAGAATTATCCAGGGAAGTACAGCAACACAGATCTTGAGAGAGAAAACCTCTCAGCAGCTGGTCGAAGCCATAACACCAAAAGTGGATGAACAGCTTAATCAGTACGGCATCGTGAAAACAATCAATACGGCCTTAGCAGGGAATAACTTATTAGGAAGTCTATTAGGAGGAAAGACTGCTGCTGTAAATGCAGGAGGCTTGAGCCAGATGGCTTCTGAACAGCTCGTGAACGGTTTGTTTTACATTATTGAGGATTACGAAAAACAAAACTCAAAGGCCATTTTAGGTCCTCTGGGAGTTGGAAAATAG
- a CDS encoding DUF493 family protein, which yields MDILQGNQHANPEDFYNSLKEKLDDHHDFPEDYLFKFIIPTDQAKLTEIYKVFDGTKFTLGNRESKNGKYTACNISAFVLNGEQVVKIYKEVAKIEGVILL from the coding sequence ATGGACATATTACAAGGAAACCAACATGCAAATCCTGAAGATTTTTATAATTCTTTAAAGGAAAAACTGGATGATCATCATGATTTTCCAGAGGATTATTTATTTAAATTTATAATTCCTACTGATCAGGCAAAATTGACTGAAATTTATAAAGTTTTCGACGGTACCAAATTTACATTAGGAAACCGTGAAAGCAAAAATGGAAAATATACTGCCTGCAATATCAGTGCATTTGTTCTAAATGGCGAACAAGTAGTGAAAATTTACAAAGAGGTCGCAAAAATAGAGGGAGTAATTCTCTTATAA
- a CDS encoding ArsC/Spx/MgsR family protein: MLVKVLHNGDCSKSNAVLEYLDENGVPFEIINLIKDPLSVLEIKTVLKKLNQSVFHLIRKTEKLYLEKFAGKNYSEEEWIEILSENPSLIQRPILIKGSVAMLGRPIENVKFFIEK, from the coding sequence ATGTTAGTTAAGGTTTTACATAATGGAGATTGTTCAAAATCAAATGCTGTTTTAGAGTATTTGGATGAGAACGGAGTGCCGTTTGAGATCATTAATCTTATAAAAGACCCTTTAAGTGTTTTGGAAATTAAAACAGTATTAAAGAAGCTTAATCAAAGTGTCTTTCATCTCATCCGCAAAACTGAAAAGCTGTATCTGGAAAAATTTGCCGGAAAAAATTATTCTGAGGAGGAGTGGATAGAAATTTTATCTGAAAATCCATCATTGATTCAAAGGCCGATTCTGATAAAAGGTTCAGTAGCCATGCTGGGAAGACCCATTGAAAATGTGAAGTTCTTTATTGAAAAATAA
- a CDS encoding deoxynucleoside kinase, translated as MHIAVTGNIGAGKTTLTTLLSKHYGWDAQFEDVDHNPYLEDFYADMSKWSFALQIYFLGSRFRQVKEIRESGKNIIQDRTIYEDAHIFAENLNDMNLLSDRDFNNYISVFNLMKSFVSAPDLLIYLKSDVPNLVKKIYKRGREYEASISIEYLSKLNQKYEKWISDYTEGKLLVIEVDDLDFVEKPEDFGLILEKIEAELNGLF; from the coding sequence ATGCATATTGCAGTTACAGGAAATATCGGAGCCGGGAAAACTACATTAACGACCCTGCTTTCAAAACATTACGGATGGGATGCTCAGTTTGAGGATGTAGACCATAATCCTTATTTGGAGGATTTTTATGCAGACATGAGCAAATGGAGTTTTGCGTTGCAGATATACTTTTTAGGAAGCAGATTCCGTCAGGTGAAAGAAATTAGAGAGAGTGGAAAAAATATTATTCAGGATCGTACGATCTATGAAGATGCGCATATTTTTGCTGAAAACTTAAATGACATGAATCTTCTTTCCGACAGGGATTTCAATAATTATATTTCTGTTTTTAATCTGATGAAATCTTTTGTTTCCGCACCGGATTTATTGATTTATCTAAAATCTGATGTACCTAATTTAGTGAAGAAGATCTACAAAAGAGGAAGAGAATATGAAGCTTCGATCAGTATTGAATATCTTTCTAAACTGAACCAGAAATATGAAAAATGGATTTCTGATTATACAGAAGGAAAACTGCTGGTTATTGAAGTTGACGACTTAGATTTCGTGGAAAAACCTGAAGATTTTGGGCTTATTTTAGAGAAAATTGAGGCAGAGCTGAACGGGTTGTTTTAA
- a CDS encoding glutaminyl-peptide cyclotransferase, with protein sequence MKKNIIIGFAAILLLASCNNDQKILDTLSSYNSSMETKGYHFGDKLELPKEVADNAESISISFGDKETSNLVIDSKFFTLGDNAVTFNIKTKGGETLNQDATINVFAKSPEKNINYQIVAEYPHDPKNFVQGFELEGNTIYESDGQNGASQILKYTLGTTTPLASTKQAQEDFSEGSTIVGDKVYQLTWQNKKGYIYDKNSLKLLSEFPYPNVLGEGWGLTYDGRNLIASDGSKLLYFLDPKDPSKMIKFIAVAGNTQAYDQLNELEYHNGFIYANVWQKPVILKINPANGEVVGKFDFSDIAKQNTKGSDDVLNGIAFKGDNMLVTGKNWSKIYEVAIK encoded by the coding sequence ATGAAAAAAAATATAATAATAGGTTTTGCAGCGATTTTGTTACTGGCGTCTTGTAATAATGATCAAAAAATACTTGACACTTTAAGCAGTTATAATAGTTCAATGGAAACCAAAGGATATCACTTTGGGGATAAGCTTGAACTTCCTAAAGAAGTTGCAGACAATGCAGAAAGTATCAGCATAAGCTTTGGAGATAAAGAAACGTCTAATTTAGTCATTGATTCTAAATTTTTTACGTTAGGGGATAATGCAGTTACATTCAATATCAAAACAAAAGGGGGTGAAACTCTTAATCAGGATGCAACCATCAACGTTTTTGCAAAAAGTCCTGAGAAAAATATCAACTATCAGATTGTAGCAGAATACCCCCACGATCCTAAAAATTTCGTACAGGGTTTCGAGCTGGAAGGAAATACAATCTATGAAAGCGACGGGCAGAACGGTGCGTCTCAGATCTTAAAATATACACTAGGAACTACAACACCTCTTGCATCTACAAAACAGGCTCAGGAAGATTTTTCTGAAGGAAGTACAATAGTAGGTGATAAAGTGTATCAATTAACCTGGCAGAACAAAAAAGGATATATCTACGATAAAAATTCTTTGAAATTATTATCTGAATTTCCATACCCGAATGTACTGGGTGAAGGATGGGGACTTACGTATGACGGTAGAAATCTTATCGCATCAGACGGAAGTAAACTGCTTTACTTTTTAGATCCTAAAGATCCTTCTAAAATGATTAAATTCATTGCTGTTGCCGGAAATACACAGGCTTATGACCAGCTGAACGAACTAGAATATCATAACGGGTTTATTTATGCCAACGTTTGGCAGAAGCCGGTTATTTTAAAAATCAATCCTGCCAACGGAGAAGTAGTAGGGAAGTTCGATTTCTCTGATATTGCAAAACAAAATACCAAAGGAAGCGACGATGTATTAAACGGAATCGCTTTTAAAGGAGATAATATGCTGGTAACAGGAAAAAACTGGTCGAAAATTTACGAGGTTGCGATAAAATAA
- a CDS encoding VOC family protein, with protein MTNFTFLRPVLWTENLDETILFYTSILGFTVLGKNEDWQWASLRKDDVQIMFSKPNDHEKFDKIGCTGSFYFNVNNVDGLWEDLKTKAEVCYEIETFEWEMREFAVYDNNGYILQFGQPVE; from the coding sequence ATGACAAACTTTACATTTCTACGTCCTGTACTCTGGACAGAAAATTTAGATGAAACCATTTTATTTTACACCAGTATACTGGGATTTACCGTTCTTGGAAAGAATGAAGACTGGCAGTGGGCTTCTCTTCGTAAAGACGATGTACAGATTATGTTTTCAAAACCTAATGATCACGAAAAATTTGATAAAATAGGTTGTACCGGTTCATTTTATTTCAATGTTAATAATGTAGATGGACTATGGGAAGATTTAAAAACTAAAGCTGAGGTCTGCTATGAAATAGAAACTTTTGAGTGGGAGATGAGAGAGTTTGCAGTTTATGATAACAACGGTTATATATTACAATTTGGACAACCCGTTGAATAA
- a CDS encoding GNAT family protein: MIELVPFTIDHAGELISTIKDEKMLLQFAGPAYHFPLTKEQLEVDLSDENRTLFRIIEKETQNVIGHSQIFLKENSFLLGRILIWDENNRGKGFGKKIVQKLLDYGFSHFDKQTGELNVYDWNKGAIECYKKVGFELDPNVTSKVNIDNETWLSLNMKIDKNTFELSKS, from the coding sequence ATGATTGAACTAGTACCATTTACGATAGATCATGCTGGAGAATTGATCTCTACTATAAAGGATGAAAAAATGCTTCTTCAATTTGCAGGACCGGCGTATCATTTTCCGCTGACTAAAGAACAGCTGGAGGTTGATTTGTCAGATGAAAACAGAACACTATTCAGAATTATTGAAAAAGAAACCCAAAATGTAATCGGCCATTCCCAGATTTTTTTAAAAGAAAATTCTTTTTTATTGGGAAGAATACTGATCTGGGATGAAAATAACCGCGGAAAGGGATTTGGAAAGAAAATTGTGCAGAAATTATTAGATTACGGCTTCAGCCATTTTGATAAACAGACTGGAGAGCTTAATGTCTACGACTGGAATAAAGGAGCTATTGAATGCTACAAAAAAGTGGGTTTTGAATTAGACCCTAATGTGACAAGTAAAGTAAATATTGATAATGAAACATGGCTTTCTCTCAATATGAAAATTGATAAGAATACTTTTGAACTTTCAAAATCATGA
- a CDS encoding SRPBCC domain-containing protein, with translation MGTPIIVQYRINAPLEKVWKALTDKNDMRSWYFDISDFELETGRQFNFYEPGNEKKYHHQGRILEIIPGQKLKYSWTYPELSSEKTFVTWELQPEGGGTLVTLIHDDIDSFKDLGEGFLRDSFRKGWNAIIGESLKLYLEK, from the coding sequence ATGGGAACACCAATTATTGTTCAGTATAGAATAAATGCTCCTCTGGAAAAAGTATGGAAAGCACTGACTGATAAAAATGACATGAGGTCATGGTATTTTGACATCTCAGATTTTGAATTAGAAACAGGCAGGCAGTTTAATTTTTATGAACCCGGAAATGAAAAAAAATATCATCATCAAGGCAGGATTTTAGAAATTATTCCCGGACAGAAATTAAAATACTCTTGGACTTATCCTGAACTTTCTTCAGAAAAAACATTTGTAACATGGGAGCTGCAGCCAGAAGGCGGGGGAACATTAGTTACACTGATCCATGATGACATAGATTCTTTTAAAGACTTAGGAGAAGGGTTTTTAAGAGACAGTTTTAGAAAAGGATGGAATGCAATCATTGGAGAAAGCCTGAAACTTTATTTAGAGAAATAA
- a CDS encoding Na+/H+ antiporter, with amino-acid sequence MIHTYVIISIAVLLSVMILVMIGQKLKVAYPIFLVIAGLLISLIPGMPHIEIEPDLVFLIFLPPILFEAAWFTSWQDFHKWRKQIFSMAFGLVFLTSIVVAYLSSSIIPGLTVAMGFLLGGVNSPPDAVAATSVLKHMKIPKKITSILEGESLINDASSLIVFKFALAAVISGQFIFRDAVQDFFMMAAGGIAVGVATGFLFGALLRLIPSNSNIDTVITLIVPYIMYVAAEHFHFSGVLSVVAGGLLMSYNSHCYLSHTSRIQSGNVWSVLIFLMNTIIFILIGLELPVVVAAMKDYTISEGIFYSIVIGGAIIFTRIAYSYALMYFPRICSKELRLKVPKPDWREPFIISFAAMRGVVSLAAALSIPAFLPNGDAFPHRNIILFVTFVIILITLVGQGLLLSPILKWLKINDAGSELPEEKQEVILMRKLKETALHKLDNDFSELAEKNSLVRHQKHKLENEMMMMADKAQCMASTGDYVTAMNENKDVLRQVIQAQRNELHRMKREKIFDDHVMRTIEMQLDFDEAKITGFSH; translated from the coding sequence ATGATTCATACTTATGTCATTATATCAATAGCAGTTTTATTGTCTGTTATGATATTGGTAATGATCGGGCAGAAACTGAAAGTAGCTTATCCTATCTTTCTAGTGATCGCAGGTTTATTGATAAGCCTTATTCCCGGAATGCCGCACATAGAGATAGAGCCGGATCTGGTTTTCCTTATTTTTCTGCCTCCTATTTTATTTGAGGCAGCCTGGTTTACCTCCTGGCAGGATTTTCATAAATGGAGAAAGCAGATTTTCTCAATGGCTTTCGGGCTGGTATTTCTGACTTCCATTGTGGTGGCTTATCTTTCATCATCCATTATTCCGGGACTTACCGTAGCGATGGGGTTTTTGCTTGGTGGAGTAAATTCTCCTCCGGATGCTGTTGCCGCAACTTCTGTCTTGAAGCACATGAAAATTCCTAAAAAAATCACAAGTATTCTGGAAGGAGAAAGTTTAATTAACGATGCTTCGAGTTTAATTGTTTTTAAATTTGCCTTAGCCGCTGTAATTTCGGGACAGTTTATTTTCAGAGATGCTGTTCAGGATTTTTTCATGATGGCAGCCGGCGGAATTGCTGTGGGCGTAGCTACAGGGTTTTTATTTGGAGCTTTATTGAGGCTTATTCCTTCAAACTCTAATATTGATACAGTAATTACGCTTATTGTTCCCTATATAATGTACGTTGCTGCAGAACATTTCCATTTTTCAGGGGTGCTGTCTGTAGTTGCGGGAGGACTGCTGATGTCTTATAATTCCCACTGTTATCTGAGCCATACTTCAAGGATTCAGTCAGGGAATGTATGGAGTGTTCTTATATTTTTAATGAATACCATTATTTTTATTTTGATCGGTCTTGAGCTCCCGGTTGTAGTAGCCGCGATGAAAGATTATACCATTTCAGAAGGAATTTTTTATAGTATTGTGATCGGCGGTGCTATTATTTTTACAAGAATTGCTTACAGCTATGCATTGATGTATTTCCCGAGAATCTGCTCAAAAGAATTGAGGCTGAAAGTTCCAAAACCCGACTGGCGGGAACCTTTTATCATCAGTTTTGCAGCGATGAGAGGTGTGGTTTCTCTGGCTGCTGCTTTATCGATTCCTGCTTTTCTTCCAAATGGAGATGCATTTCCGCACCGGAATATTATTTTATTCGTAACCTTCGTTATTATTTTAATTACTTTAGTAGGACAGGGCTTATTATTATCTCCCATTTTAAAATGGTTAAAAATAAATGATGCAGGAAGCGAGCTCCCTGAAGAAAAGCAGGAAGTTATTTTAATGAGAAAATTAAAGGAAACCGCGCTGCATAAATTAGATAATGATTTTTCTGAACTGGCAGAAAAAAATAGTCTCGTACGCCACCAAAAACATAAATTGGAAAATGAAATGATGATGATGGCCGACAAAGCCCAGTGCATGGCCTCGACAGGAGATTATGTAACGGCTATGAATGAAAATAAAGATGTCCTCAGACAAGTGATTCAAGCGCAGAGAAATGAGCTTCACCGCATGAAACGTGAAAAAATATTTGATGACCATGTGATGAGAACTATTGAAATGCAGCTTGATTTTGATGAAGCTAAGATCACGGGATTCAGCCACTGA